One genomic region from Nocardia vinacea encodes:
- a CDS encoding DUF2613 domain-containing protein, whose protein sequence is MKFAVPGVASAVAGAVLGVIAVFVITMAVQQNTRPDIERTDSTSSLLNNVEYGSR, encoded by the coding sequence ATGAAGTTTGCTGTCCCTGGTGTTGCGAGTGCGGTCGCCGGCGCCGTGTTGGGCGTGATCGCGGTGTTCGTCATCACGATGGCAGTGCAGCAGAACACGCGGCCCGATATCGAGCGCACCGACTCCACCTCCTCGCTACTCAACAACGTTGAGTACGGCAGCCGCTGA
- a CDS encoding isochorismate synthase — protein sequence MNGFLLAQPGGVIRASGTRVAFDEAARAVAALRDGAAELIVGALPFDPRNSAALCVPEQAQRTVGPWRPAALPDLPAVRVITEIPSPAEHVARVTKLVEQLNDPAQPLRKVVAARSVLAEADSALEPELVAGHLLTRHPHANVFAVDLTAAGRPGATLVGATPEVLVARHGATVTLHPLAGTLPRLADPDADAAQARELLASTKNRDEHAFVIEWIREVLAPVCAELTIPDGPQLINTHEVWHLATPITGRLRDPATTALDLALRLHPTPAVCGTPTDLALDTIAHIEEERGFYGGAVGWCDAYGDGEWVVAIRSAEIAADGRSIRAFAGGGIVAASDPHAELDETTAKLRTLLGSLHCAIPS from the coding sequence ATGAACGGTTTCTTGCTCGCTCAGCCCGGTGGGGTGATCCGCGCGTCGGGGACCCGGGTCGCCTTCGACGAAGCGGCACGGGCGGTGGCGGCGCTGCGGGACGGGGCCGCCGAGCTGATCGTCGGCGCCCTGCCGTTCGATCCCCGGAATTCGGCCGCGCTTTGCGTGCCCGAGCAGGCACAGCGCACTGTCGGGCCATGGCGGCCCGCGGCACTGCCGGACTTGCCCGCCGTTCGGGTCATCACCGAAATACCGAGTCCGGCAGAGCATGTCGCGCGGGTGACGAAATTGGTCGAGCAGCTGAACGATCCGGCGCAGCCGCTGCGCAAGGTCGTGGCCGCTCGATCGGTGCTGGCCGAAGCCGATAGCGCGCTGGAACCGGAGTTGGTCGCGGGACATCTGCTGACCAGGCATCCGCATGCGAATGTTTTCGCCGTCGACCTGACGGCCGCGGGCCGGCCGGGTGCGACGCTGGTCGGCGCCACCCCGGAGGTACTGGTCGCACGGCATGGCGCGACCGTCACGCTGCATCCGCTCGCGGGGACGTTGCCGCGCCTCGCCGATCCGGATGCCGATGCCGCGCAGGCGCGAGAGTTGTTGGCCAGCACCAAGAATCGTGATGAGCATGCGTTCGTCATCGAGTGGATTCGGGAGGTGCTCGCGCCGGTGTGCGCGGAACTAACCATTCCGGACGGCCCGCAGCTGATCAATACGCACGAGGTCTGGCATCTGGCCACTCCGATCACCGGTCGCCTACGCGATCCCGCGACGACCGCGCTCGACTTGGCGCTCCGGCTGCATCCCACCCCCGCGGTCTGTGGCACGCCGACCGATCTCGCCCTCGACACCATCGCGCATATAGAAGAGGAACGCGGCTTCTACGGCGGCGCGGTCGGCTGGTGCGACGCGTACGGCGACGGCGAATGGGTGGTCGCTATTCGCAGTGCGGAAATCGCCGCCGACGGGCGCTCGATCCGCGCCTTCGCCGGCGGCGGCATCGTGGCCGCTTCGGATCCGCATGCCGAGCTGGACGAGACCACCGCCAAACTGCGCACATTGCTCGGCAGTTTGCACTGCGCCATCCCGAGCTGA
- a CDS encoding universal stress protein: MPCDLMLIAYDGSENAKRAIEYAGRFLAANRAVVLTAWEPMVRQAARLSGLSGVMQPEWVPDEEIEDVAYVDARNINIEGVRLAKLAGLNAEARTAECTSTIWNAIVETADDLDVDIIVAGTRGATGIRALMHSSVADAVLKHCHRPVLMVPPGKEPSR; the protein is encoded by the coding sequence GTGCCGTGCGATCTCATGCTCATTGCCTATGACGGTTCCGAAAATGCCAAGCGGGCCATCGAATACGCCGGCCGGTTCCTCGCGGCGAACCGAGCGGTGGTGCTCACCGCCTGGGAACCGATGGTGCGCCAGGCCGCTCGGCTGTCCGGACTTTCCGGTGTGATGCAGCCGGAATGGGTGCCCGACGAGGAGATCGAGGACGTCGCCTATGTCGACGCCCGCAATATCAATATCGAGGGCGTCCGCCTGGCCAAACTCGCCGGTCTCAACGCCGAGGCACGTACCGCGGAGTGCACGTCGACGATCTGGAACGCCATCGTCGAAACCGCCGACGACCTGGACGTCGACATCATCGTGGCAGGAACGCGCGGCGCCACCGGTATTCGAGCGCTGATGCACAGCAGCGTCGCCGACGCCGTACTCAAGCATTGCCACCGTCCGGTGCTCATGGTGCCGCCGGGTAAGGAACCGAGTCGCTGA
- a CDS encoding ADP-ribosylglycohydrolase family protein: protein MPDANELVFFGRHEIDPRTLLFYEWRQRLESGYPVADFESRVRALVAADHVEPAEYWAVFDRLESVERDPDWGYDESETAAPQSVIRPVAPISELFERIHGGWLGRCVGCTLGKPLENGFVWTPARIRAYLERADAYPLTDYVPALLPPSPEYPLNPTWPVSAKGRIDGAPRDDDVDYTVLGLHLLETCGTNFTQSDVADAWLAHLPFLQTYTAERVAYRNLIAGRKPPEVARYRNPYREWIGAMIRADIYGYVNPGNPVRAAELAARDAGLSHTGNGVYAAMWAGALVAAAFTAEGIPDALSVAQQCIPERSRLHIAVAEVIADHDGGMSWEQALEAIHRRHDHYNWVHAIPNACLVTAGLLWGAGDFTRTIALTVQGGCDTDSNGATAGSVAGIRAGDRGIPTHWTDPFHDRLHSAVFGHDGSRISDLARRTLRLAASHT from the coding sequence ATGCCCGATGCGAACGAACTGGTGTTCTTCGGCAGGCACGAGATCGACCCGCGGACGCTGCTGTTCTATGAATGGCGGCAGCGGCTCGAATCGGGCTATCCGGTGGCCGACTTCGAGTCCAGGGTGCGCGCACTCGTCGCCGCCGATCACGTCGAACCGGCCGAATACTGGGCGGTTTTCGATCGACTGGAAAGCGTCGAACGCGATCCCGACTGGGGTTATGACGAATCCGAAACCGCGGCACCGCAGTCGGTAATCCGGCCGGTCGCGCCGATATCCGAACTGTTCGAGCGGATCCACGGCGGATGGCTCGGGCGCTGCGTCGGCTGCACGCTCGGTAAACCCCTGGAAAACGGATTCGTATGGACGCCCGCGCGAATCCGCGCCTATCTCGAGCGGGCCGACGCCTATCCGCTGACCGACTATGTGCCCGCATTATTGCCACCGTCGCCGGAATATCCGTTGAATCCGACCTGGCCGGTATCGGCGAAGGGCCGCATCGACGGTGCACCGCGCGATGACGATGTCGATTACACCGTGCTGGGTTTGCACCTACTGGAAACGTGCGGAACGAATTTCACACAATCCGATGTCGCGGATGCCTGGTTGGCACATCTGCCATTTCTGCAGACCTACACCGCGGAGCGGGTCGCTTACCGCAATCTGATCGCGGGTCGGAAACCGCCGGAGGTAGCCAGGTATCGAAATCCATACCGCGAGTGGATAGGTGCGATGATCCGCGCGGATATCTACGGTTACGTCAACCCGGGTAATCCGGTGCGCGCCGCCGAGCTCGCCGCCCGCGATGCCGGGCTTTCACATACCGGCAACGGCGTGTACGCGGCGATGTGGGCTGGCGCATTGGTAGCGGCGGCTTTCACCGCCGAAGGCATACCGGATGCGCTTTCCGTTGCCCAGCAATGCATTCCGGAACGTTCGAGGTTGCACATCGCGGTCGCCGAAGTGATCGCGGACCATGACGGCGGCATGTCATGGGAGCAGGCTCTGGAAGCCATTCACCGCCGCCACGACCATTACAACTGGGTGCACGCCATTCCGAACGCCTGCCTCGTCACCGCCGGTTTACTCTGGGGCGCAGGCGATTTCACCCGCACCATCGCGCTGACCGTGCAGGGCGGTTGCGATACCGACTCCAATGGCGCGACGGCGGGTTCGGTCGCTGGTATCCGCGCTGGTGACCGCGGAATCCCGACCCACTGGACCGATCCGTTCCACGACCGACTGCACAGCGCGGTCTTCGGTCACGACGGCAGCCGAATCTCCGACCTGGCCCGCCGGACGCTGCGACTGGCCGCTAGCCATACCTGA
- a CDS encoding glycoside hydrolase family 3 N-terminal domain-containing protein: MRKTPLVLLAILAAVATACSNGDSSPAPSKSAIPAATAGSAAPATTTAKGDCGADYLAKLTLREKLGQLLTVGVTGADDATNVVRNSQVGGIFVGGWTDKSLLADGLIKQVKAAAKVPLLVTIDEEGGRVSRVKDLIGPAPSARVTAQTMTAEQFHDATVTRGRALKDLGVTVDFAPDVDVSSQPDDSVIGDRSFSDDPAVVTEYADAYIRAMNEVGVGTVMKHFPGHGSGSGDSHTGAVRTPPLTQLQSVDLVPFRNLVDSGAAAMVGHLDVPGLTTPDVPASISPQAMALLRDGTGYGAAPFQGPIFTDDLGGMAAITSRMSIEDAVEAALIAGADNALWITTDAVPQVLDRLEQAVSSGRLSADRVDASVLRMARYKGALQPC, encoded by the coding sequence ATGCGGAAGACGCCTCTCGTCCTGCTCGCAATCCTCGCCGCCGTCGCGACGGCGTGCTCGAACGGCGACTCCAGCCCCGCGCCGTCGAAATCCGCGATTCCCGCCGCGACGGCCGGTTCCGCGGCTCCCGCCACCACCACCGCCAAAGGTGACTGCGGTGCCGACTACCTCGCGAAACTCACCCTGCGCGAGAAACTGGGGCAACTGCTGACGGTCGGTGTCACCGGTGCCGACGACGCCACGAATGTGGTGCGCAATTCACAGGTCGGCGGCATTTTCGTCGGTGGCTGGACCGATAAGTCGCTGCTTGCCGACGGCCTGATCAAACAGGTCAAGGCCGCCGCCAAAGTGCCGCTGCTGGTGACCATCGATGAGGAGGGCGGCCGGGTCTCCCGGGTCAAGGATCTGATCGGTCCGGCCCCGTCGGCCCGGGTGACCGCCCAGACCATGACCGCGGAGCAGTTCCACGACGCCACCGTGACCCGCGGCCGCGCATTGAAGGATCTGGGCGTCACGGTGGACTTCGCCCCGGACGTCGATGTGAGCAGTCAGCCAGACGACTCCGTCATCGGTGACCGGTCCTTCTCCGACGATCCCGCGGTGGTCACCGAATACGCCGACGCCTATATCCGTGCCATGAACGAGGTCGGCGTCGGCACGGTAATGAAGCACTTCCCCGGCCACGGCTCCGGATCGGGCGATTCGCACACCGGCGCCGTCCGTACTCCGCCGTTGACGCAGCTGCAGAGTGTCGACCTCGTGCCGTTCCGCAATCTGGTCGACTCCGGCGCCGCTGCCATGGTCGGCCACCTCGACGTACCCGGCCTGACCACCCCCGATGTCCCTGCCAGCATCAGCCCGCAGGCCATGGCGCTGCTGCGCGATGGCACCGGCTACGGCGCGGCCCCGTTCCAGGGTCCGATCTTTACCGACGACCTCGGCGGCATGGCCGCCATCACCAGCCGGATGAGCATCGAGGACGCGGTCGAGGCGGCGCTCATCGCCGGTGCCGACAATGCCTTGTGGATCACCACCGATGCGGTGCCGCAGGTGCTGGATCGCCTCGAGCAGGCGGTATCGAGTGGACGCCTGTCCGCCGACCGGGTCGACGCGTCGGTGCTGCGGATGGCTCGGTACAAGGGTGCGCTGCAGCCTTGCTGA
- a CDS encoding TetR/AcrR family transcriptional regulator: MAGGTKRLPRAVREQQMLDAAVEVFSRKGFHDTSMDAIAAEAKISKPMLYLYYGSKDELFRACIQREGLRFIESVAPAGNPQLSPHEQVRTALEGFLGFVDRNRNSWQVLYRQAIGQQAFASEIENARERVIELTAKLLESSAKHAEPGTNFDVVAVAVIGAGEAIADRVASGRIEVSEAVDLLDDLAWRGLAGRKKAE, translated from the coding sequence ATGGCGGGCGGAACGAAGCGACTTCCTCGGGCGGTTCGTGAGCAGCAGATGCTCGACGCCGCGGTCGAGGTGTTCTCGCGTAAAGGGTTCCACGACACCTCGATGGACGCGATCGCCGCCGAGGCGAAAATCTCCAAGCCGATGCTGTACCTCTACTACGGCTCCAAGGATGAATTGTTCCGCGCCTGCATCCAGCGCGAGGGACTGCGCTTCATCGAATCGGTGGCGCCCGCAGGCAATCCGCAACTGTCCCCGCACGAACAGGTCCGCACGGCGCTCGAGGGTTTCCTCGGATTCGTCGACCGCAACCGCAACTCCTGGCAGGTGCTCTACCGCCAGGCGATCGGCCAGCAAGCCTTCGCCTCGGAAATCGAAAACGCCCGCGAACGCGTCATCGAACTGACCGCCAAACTGCTCGAATCCAGTGCCAAGCACGCTGAACCCGGCACCAATTTCGATGTTGTCGCGGTGGCCGTCATCGGCGCCGGCGAGGCCATCGCCGACCGCGTAGCCAGCGGCCGCATCGAAGTCTCCGAGGCGGTCGACCTCCTGGACGATCTCGCCTGGCGCGGTCTCGCGGGGCGCAAGAAGGCGGAGTAG
- a CDS encoding DUF5685 family protein has product MFGMLRPCSHGAEKYGIDASTWRTHMCGLCLGLRDGHGQLARAATNTDAIVLSVLTEAQMSGSIGRTKAGPCALRGMRRAEVASADSPGVLLAATASLLLGSAKIRDHVDDGDGSVLTRHPMTKVSSRWADRARSQASLIGLDVEPLVAAINSQSHLEALATVGAECPGVGDSNRARSADAPALLDGARDTSENSSRTISLDDLTVPTQICAAEFFAHTAVLADRPDNVAALREAGRHFGRIAHLADAVADFEDDRTRGRFNPLAATGTTMPEAYDILRQSDSHLRQAVAEAKLDQVPTIRWMLLDPLRGLVRNIGRGVGATAHACNISRDTATTQPLPLGGATMQHPLPPDIDFRRPPRRPGIGEALAIVFGVYCTGYACCADHTNPCNGERKDAWIKNCDCGDCCDCGDCDCDGCCCDGCGCDC; this is encoded by the coding sequence TTGTTCGGGATGTTGCGGCCGTGTTCGCATGGGGCCGAGAAGTACGGGATCGATGCGAGCACGTGGCGCACACATATGTGTGGGCTGTGTTTGGGGCTGCGGGATGGGCACGGGCAGTTGGCGCGGGCGGCGACCAATACCGATGCGATCGTCTTGAGCGTGCTGACCGAGGCGCAGATGTCCGGCTCGATCGGGCGGACCAAGGCGGGGCCGTGCGCGCTGCGGGGGATGCGTCGCGCCGAGGTCGCGAGTGCGGATTCACCGGGCGTACTGCTGGCTGCCACCGCATCACTGTTGCTGGGATCGGCCAAGATTCGCGATCACGTCGACGATGGTGACGGTTCCGTCCTCACCCGGCATCCGATGACGAAGGTATCGAGCCGCTGGGCAGACCGCGCGCGATCGCAGGCATCCCTGATCGGCCTCGATGTGGAACCGCTTGTCGCCGCGATCAATTCGCAATCGCACTTGGAAGCTCTCGCCACGGTAGGCGCCGAATGCCCAGGTGTGGGCGACTCGAACCGCGCTCGATCGGCCGACGCCCCAGCGTTGCTCGACGGTGCGCGCGACACGTCGGAGAATTCGTCTCGCACAATCTCTCTCGATGATCTGACCGTACCGACGCAGATTTGCGCGGCGGAATTCTTCGCTCATACCGCGGTTTTGGCCGACCGCCCGGACAACGTCGCCGCTTTACGCGAGGCGGGCAGGCATTTCGGGCGCATCGCGCACCTCGCCGATGCCGTCGCGGACTTCGAGGACGACCGGACCCGCGGCCGCTTCAACCCGCTCGCGGCCACCGGAACGACCATGCCCGAGGCATACGACATACTGCGGCAATCGGATTCGCACCTGCGTCAGGCGGTCGCGGAGGCGAAACTGGACCAGGTCCCCACCATCCGCTGGATGCTGCTCGACCCATTACGCGGACTCGTGCGCAATATCGGCCGCGGCGTCGGTGCAACCGCCCACGCCTGCAACATATCCCGGGATACCGCGACAACGCAGCCACTGCCGCTGGGCGGCGCGACGATGCAGCACCCCCTGCCGCCGGATATCGATTTCCGGAGACCGCCACGCCGCCCCGGAATCGGCGAGGCGCTCGCCATCGTCTTCGGCGTCTACTGCACCGGCTACGCCTGCTGTGCCGACCACACCAATCCGTGCAACGGTGAGCGCAAGGACGCCTGGATCAAGAACTGCGACTGCGGCGATTGCTGTGATTGCGGCGACTGCGACTGTGACGGCTGCTGCTGCGACGGTTGCGGCTGCGACTGCTGA
- a CDS encoding MaoC/PaaZ C-terminal domain-containing protein, translated as MTETITLTEPPKNSGLFVKAALGAVPVPLVSGRKSTLPDRVVRLEGLRVDPDHLAAYCRATGLRFGDSLPLTYPFILSFPLAMQLVVARDFPFVAVGAVHAQNLIERGREISVSEPLDFTTHIENLREHPKGLLVDAITEVNVGRELVWRQVTTFLHQQRTSLSGEPKGEPKPEEVPPPPMRTLRVDQKTITRYAAASGDHNPIHTSALGAKAFGFPKAIAHGMWSAANILSNVEGRIPEKASYAVKFGKPILLPSTVNVYADQVDGGWDLALLNPKKGYPHLTATLR; from the coding sequence ATGACCGAGACGATCACGCTCACCGAACCTCCCAAGAACAGCGGCCTTTTCGTCAAGGCCGCGCTCGGTGCGGTGCCGGTGCCGCTGGTCTCGGGGCGCAAATCGACGCTGCCCGACCGTGTCGTCCGGCTGGAGGGCCTGCGTGTGGATCCGGATCACCTGGCCGCGTACTGCCGGGCGACCGGACTGCGGTTCGGCGACTCGCTGCCGCTGACCTACCCGTTCATCCTCAGCTTCCCGCTGGCGATGCAACTCGTTGTGGCACGGGACTTTCCGTTCGTCGCGGTGGGTGCGGTACACGCGCAGAATCTGATCGAGCGCGGTCGCGAGATCTCGGTCAGCGAGCCGCTGGACTTCACCACGCACATCGAGAATCTGCGCGAGCACCCGAAGGGCCTGCTGGTAGATGCGATCACCGAGGTGAATGTCGGCAGGGAGCTGGTGTGGCGTCAGGTCACTACCTTCCTGCACCAGCAGCGCACCTCGCTCTCGGGCGAACCGAAGGGTGAGCCGAAGCCGGAAGAGGTTCCGCCGCCGCCGATGCGCACCCTTCGGGTGGATCAGAAGACGATCACCCGCTACGCGGCCGCCTCCGGTGACCACAACCCGATCCACACTTCGGCATTGGGCGCCAAGGCATTCGGCTTCCCGAAGGCGATCGCGCACGGCATGTGGTCGGCCGCGAACATCCTCTCGAATGTGGAGGGGCGGATTCCCGAAAAGGCCAGCTACGCGGTCAAATTCGGTAAGCCGATTCTGCTGCCGTCCACGGTGAATGTGTACGCCGATCAGGTCGACGGCGGTTGGGACCTGGCATTGCTGAACCCGAAGAAGGGGTATCCGCATCTGACGGCCACCCTACGCTGA
- a CDS encoding 3-oxoacyl-ACP reductase produces MAANKSKGAPNLYGSFVHSAPGQFLASKLGLPKPENLRRYRAGEPPLPGPVLLGGKGRVAEPVRTLLSDYTFADAPASGQKYGALVFDATGIGTVEDLSQLFEFFQPAMRSVAASGRIVVIGTTPELTAGVDEQIAQRALEGFTRSVAKELLRGATAQLVYLHPEASATASGLESTLRFLLSAKSAFVDGQVIRVGKADAVAPAAWDKPLDGKVAVVTGAARGIGATIAEVFARDGATVIVADIPAAGEALSATANKVGGTALALDVTAPDAAEKLAEFATERFGGIDIVVHNAGITRDKLLANMDEGRWNSVINVNLAAPHRITEGLVARGALKEGGRVIDVSSIAGIAGNRGQTNYGASKAGVIGMVNAEAPKLAEKGITINAVAPGFIETAMTAAIPLATREAGRLMSSLLQGGQTVDVAETIAYFASPASNAVSGNVVRVCGQSLIGA; encoded by the coding sequence GTGGCAGCCAACAAGAGCAAGGGTGCTCCCAACCTCTACGGATCGTTCGTACACTCCGCTCCCGGCCAATTCCTGGCGAGCAAGTTGGGCCTGCCGAAGCCGGAGAACCTGCGCCGCTACCGGGCCGGTGAGCCGCCACTGCCCGGTCCGGTGCTGCTCGGCGGCAAGGGCCGCGTCGCCGAACCGGTGCGTACCCTGCTTTCGGACTACACCTTTGCCGACGCGCCGGCCTCGGGTCAGAAGTACGGCGCACTGGTGTTCGACGCGACCGGCATCGGCACGGTCGAGGATCTCTCGCAGCTGTTCGAATTCTTCCAGCCCGCCATGCGCAGCGTCGCGGCGTCCGGTCGCATCGTCGTCATCGGCACCACCCCCGAGCTGACCGCGGGCGTGGACGAGCAGATCGCCCAGCGCGCGCTCGAGGGCTTCACCCGCAGCGTCGCCAAGGAGCTGCTGCGCGGCGCCACCGCTCAGCTGGTCTACCTGCACCCCGAGGCCTCCGCCACGGCGTCCGGTCTGGAATCCACACTGCGCTTCCTGCTTTCGGCCAAGTCGGCCTTCGTCGACGGTCAGGTCATCCGGGTCGGCAAGGCCGACGCGGTGGCCCCGGCCGCTTGGGACAAGCCGCTCGACGGCAAGGTCGCCGTGGTCACCGGCGCCGCGCGCGGCATCGGCGCGACCATCGCCGAGGTATTCGCCCGCGACGGCGCGACCGTGATCGTCGCCGATATCCCGGCCGCCGGTGAGGCGCTCTCGGCCACCGCGAACAAGGTCGGCGGCACCGCGCTCGCGCTCGATGTCACCGCACCCGACGCCGCCGAGAAGCTGGCCGAATTCGCCACCGAACGCTTCGGCGGCATCGATATCGTCGTGCACAACGCGGGCATCACCCGCGACAAGCTGCTCGCCAATATGGACGAGGGCCGCTGGAATTCGGTCATCAACGTGAATCTCGCCGCGCCGCACCGCATTACCGAGGGCCTGGTAGCGCGTGGCGCCCTCAAAGAGGGCGGCCGGGTGATCGACGTGTCCTCCATCGCGGGCATCGCCGGTAACCGCGGCCAGACCAACTACGGCGCGTCCAAGGCCGGTGTCATCGGCATGGTCAATGCCGAGGCGCCGAAGCTGGCCGAGAAGGGCATCACCATCAACGCCGTCGCGCCCGGTTTTATCGAAACCGCCATGACCGCGGCCATTCCGCTGGCCACTCGTGAGGCCGGTCGGCTGATGAGCTCGCTGCTGCAGGGCGGACAGACCGTCGACGTCGCCGAGACCATCGCCTACTTTGCCAGCCCGGCGTCGAATGCGGTGAGCGGCAATGTGGTTCGGGTCTGCGGTCAGAGCCTGATCGGAGCATGA
- a CDS encoding acetyl-CoA C-acetyltransferase, translating into MTTKARSAKSTAKKGPRPVAVVGGNRIPFARSDKAYAHASNQDMFTAALDGLVSRFGLQGERLGMVVGGAVLKRVGEHGMVRESVLGSKLSPYTPAHDLQLACGTGLQAIVTVGDAIAAGRIDAGVGGGTDTTSDAPIGVSESMREWMLDANRAKSNKDRLKLVGQLRPAMLGIEIPRNAEPRTGLSMGEHAAITAKEFGIAREAQDELAYLSHKNMAAAYDRGFFDDLITPFLGLTRDDNLRPGSTVEKLATLKPVFGNKLGDATMTAGNSTPLTDGASAVLLSSEEWATERNLPVLAHLVDSEVAAVDYIHGPDGLLMAPTYAVPRLLARNGLTLQDFDYYEIHEAFASVVLATLQAWESDQYCKERLGLDGALGSIDRSKLNVNGSSLAAGHPFAATGGRIVASTAKMLAEKGSGRALISICAAGGQGVVAILER; encoded by the coding sequence GTGACAACCAAAGCCCGTTCAGCGAAGAGCACGGCAAAGAAGGGCCCACGCCCGGTTGCGGTCGTGGGCGGCAACCGGATTCCGTTCGCCCGCTCCGATAAGGCCTATGCCCACGCCTCCAACCAGGACATGTTCACCGCCGCGCTGGACGGTCTGGTGAGCCGGTTCGGCCTGCAGGGCGAACGCCTGGGCATGGTCGTCGGCGGCGCGGTGCTCAAGCGTGTCGGCGAGCACGGCATGGTCCGCGAGAGCGTGCTCGGCAGCAAGCTCAGCCCCTACACCCCGGCCCACGACCTCCAATTGGCCTGCGGCACCGGCCTGCAGGCGATCGTCACCGTCGGTGACGCGATCGCCGCCGGTCGCATCGATGCCGGTGTCGGTGGCGGCACCGACACCACCTCCGATGCCCCGATCGGGGTCAGCGAGTCCATGCGTGAATGGATGCTCGACGCCAACCGCGCCAAGAGCAATAAGGACCGCCTCAAACTGGTCGGGCAGCTGCGTCCCGCCATGCTCGGTATCGAGATCCCGCGCAATGCCGAACCGCGCACCGGTCTGTCGATGGGTGAGCACGCCGCCATCACCGCCAAGGAATTCGGTATCGCGCGCGAGGCCCAGGACGAACTGGCCTACCTGTCGCACAAGAATATGGCCGCCGCCTACGACCGCGGCTTCTTCGACGATCTGATCACCCCGTTCCTCGGCCTGACCCGCGACGACAACCTGCGTCCCGGTTCGACGGTCGAGAAGTTGGCCACCCTCAAGCCGGTGTTCGGCAACAAACTGGGTGATGCCACCATGACCGCCGGTAACTCCACCCCGCTCACCGATGGCGCCTCCGCGGTGCTGCTGTCGAGCGAGGAATGGGCCACCGAGCGCAACCTGCCGGTGCTCGCGCATCTGGTCGACTCCGAGGTCGCCGCGGTCGATTACATCCACGGCCCCGACGGCCTGCTGATGGCGCCGACCTACGCGGTGCCGCGCCTGCTGGCCCGAAATGGCCTGACCCTGCAGGACTTCGACTACTACGAGATCCACGAGGCCTTCGCCTCGGTGGTGCTGGCCACCCTGCAGGCGTGGGAGTCGGATCAGTACTGCAAGGAGCGTCTGGGCCTGGACGGCGCGCTCGGTTCGATCGATCGCAGCAAGCTGAACGTCAACGGTTCCTCGCTCGCCGCGGGTCACCCGTTCGCCGCGACCGGCGGCCGCATCGTCGCCTCCACCGCGAAGATGCTGGCGGAGAAGGGATCCGGCCGCGCGCTGATCTCCATCTGTGCCGCGGGCGGACAGGGCGTCGTCGCGATCCTGGAGCGCTAG
- the prcB gene encoding proteasome subunit beta, with protein sequence MEYATSSFSENLRRYAPELLPGSDFGNATAHGQDIAPHGTTIVAVAYRGGVLLAGDRRGTMGNLLASRDMEKVFITDSYSAAGFAGTVGMAIEMIRLFAVELEHYEKIEGVGLTFEGKANKLSKMVRDNLPAALQDMAVVPVLVGYDLSATDPEKVGRIFSYDVVGGRSEERFGYTAVGSGSLFAKSSLKKTYSRGIDEDQALRITVESLFDAAEDDTATGGPDLTRGIYPTVVVINAEGAVEVPAQRLVEITRGLVEDRAALARE encoded by the coding sequence ATGGAGTACGCGACGTCTTCCTTCTCGGAGAACCTGCGCCGATACGCCCCAGAACTCCTGCCCGGCAGCGATTTCGGCAATGCCACGGCGCACGGGCAGGACATCGCGCCGCACGGCACCACAATCGTGGCCGTCGCCTACCGCGGCGGCGTGCTGCTCGCCGGTGACCGGCGCGGCACCATGGGAAATCTGCTGGCCAGCCGGGATATGGAGAAGGTGTTCATCACCGACTCCTACTCCGCGGCGGGTTTCGCGGGCACCGTGGGCATGGCCATCGAGATGATCCGGTTGTTCGCGGTCGAGCTCGAACACTACGAGAAGATCGAGGGTGTCGGGCTGACCTTCGAGGGCAAGGCCAACAAGCTGTCGAAGATGGTGCGCGACAATCTGCCTGCCGCACTACAGGATATGGCGGTGGTCCCGGTGCTGGTCGGCTACGACCTGAGCGCCACCGATCCCGAGAAGGTCGGCCGGATCTTCTCCTACGATGTCGTCGGCGGTCGCAGTGAGGAGCGCTTCGGCTACACCGCGGTCGGTTCCGGTTCGCTGTTCGCGAAGTCCTCGCTGAAGAAGACCTACAGCCGCGGCATCGATGAGGATCAGGCGCTGCGGATCACCGTCGAATCGCTCTTCGACGCCGCCGAGGACGACACCGCCACCGGCGGGCCGGATCTCACCCGTGGCATCTATCCGACCGTGGTCGTCATCAATGCCGAAGGCGCCGTGGAGGTTCCGGCGCAACGGCTCGTGGAGATCACTCGCGGACTCGTCGAGGATCGTGCGGCACTCGCCCGCGAATGA